The following are encoded in a window of Prevotella melaninogenica genomic DNA:
- a CDS encoding VanZ family protein encodes MSITKHILTKYPFSCIIVIGTWILCFMTIPETPLSSVRFIDKWTHSLIYLVLGLSISLEYLRNTKHASPKFIVVWVWLMPIIMGGLIEVLQSYCTNGNRSGEWLDFFADAIGSTIAMLIGILLVRYRAKA; translated from the coding sequence ATGAGCATAACAAAACACATCTTAACTAAATACCCATTTAGTTGTATTATTGTAATCGGAACTTGGATATTGTGTTTTATGACTATTCCAGAAACGCCACTGAGTTCTGTTCGGTTTATAGACAAGTGGACACATAGCCTTATTTACTTAGTTTTAGGCCTAAGTATAAGCCTCGAATACTTACGCAATACAAAGCACGCCAGCCCCAAATTCATCGTTGTATGGGTCTGGTTGATGCCTATTATCATGGGAGGACTCATTGAAGTTCTTCAATCCTACTGTACGAATGGGAATCGAAGTGGTGAATGGCTCGACTTCTTCGCAGATGCTATTGGCTCGACAATAGCCATGCTTATCGGTAT
- a CDS encoding sodium-dependent transporter: MSEQKRAKFGSKLGMILATAGGAVGLGNVWRFPYMTGQNGGAAFILIYIGCILLLGLPCMISEFIIGRHAASNTARAYTKLSNGSAWKWVGYLGVLTGFLITGYYAVVSGWCLQYGAASVLNHLHGTPDYFKSYFTDFSTNPWKPVLWTVAILFLTHYIIIHGVRNGIERASKIMMPALFVLLVAIVVASCLLPGASKGVEFLLKPDFSKVTGDVFLGALGQSFYSMSIAMGCICTYASYYSRHTKLLNSAVQIGVIDTCVAILAGLMIFPAAFSVGVSPDSGPSLIFITLPNVFEQAFASMPIVGYIISMAFYLLLSMAALTSLISLHEVSTAFFQEELHISRPRAAMIVTAACSLIGAVCSLSLGEWSFLKVAGVDLFDVFDFVTGQIFLPVGGLLTCLFIGWYVPKKLVKDEFTNWGTTRGIFFGTYYFLIRFVCPLAILAIFLHQLGVF; the protein is encoded by the coding sequence ATGAGTGAGCAAAAAAGAGCGAAGTTTGGAAGCAAGTTAGGTATGATTCTTGCCACTGCAGGCGGTGCTGTTGGTTTGGGTAATGTATGGCGTTTCCCTTATATGACAGGTCAGAATGGTGGTGCTGCTTTCATTCTTATTTATATTGGTTGTATCTTGTTATTGGGCTTGCCTTGTATGATCAGCGAGTTCATTATCGGTCGTCATGCAGCCTCAAATACGGCACGAGCCTATACAAAGTTATCTAATGGGAGTGCTTGGAAGTGGGTAGGTTACTTAGGAGTGCTCACTGGTTTCCTCATTACGGGCTATTACGCTGTCGTTTCGGGTTGGTGTTTGCAATATGGGGCAGCCTCTGTCCTGAATCATCTGCATGGTACACCAGATTATTTCAAGTCTTATTTTACAGACTTCTCTACCAATCCTTGGAAGCCTGTTTTATGGACCGTAGCTATTCTGTTTCTCACCCACTACATTATTATTCATGGTGTTAGGAATGGTATTGAGCGTGCATCAAAGATTATGATGCCAGCCCTCTTTGTGCTTTTGGTGGCTATTGTCGTTGCATCTTGCCTTCTTCCAGGCGCAAGTAAGGGCGTAGAATTCCTATTGAAGCCCGACTTCAGTAAGGTAACAGGCGATGTATTCTTGGGCGCTTTAGGGCAATCATTCTATTCGATGAGTATTGCGATGGGATGTATCTGTACATACGCCTCTTATTATAGTCGTCATACAAAGTTGTTGAACTCAGCTGTACAGATTGGTGTCATTGACACCTGCGTTGCTATTCTTGCTGGTTTGATGATTTTCCCAGCTGCATTCTCAGTGGGAGTAAGTCCTGATAGCGGACCATCTCTCATCTTCATCACCCTTCCAAATGTCTTTGAGCAGGCCTTTGCGAGTATGCCTATAGTTGGTTATATCATTTCGATGGCATTCTATCTGCTGCTTTCTATGGCAGCGTTGACCTCTTTGATATCCCTACACGAAGTGAGTACAGCCTTCTTCCAAGAGGAGTTGCATATTAGTCGTCCACGTGCTGCAATGATTGTTACGGCTGCTTGTTCGCTTATCGGTGCTGTCTGTTCGTTATCATTGGGCGAATGGAGTTTCCTCAAAGTGGCAGGTGTCGACCTTTTTGATGTCTTCGACTTTGTGACAGGACAAATCTTCCTCCCCGTAGGTGGACTCCTTACTTGTCTGTTCATAGGCTGGTATGTACCGAAAAAGTTGGTTAAGGACGAGTTTACTAACTGGGGAACCACACGTGGTATCTTCTTTGGTACTTACTATTTCCTTATCCGTTTCGTCTGTCCGCTGGCTATTCTTGCCATCTTCCTACATCAGTTAGGAGTATTCTAA
- a CDS encoding ComEA family DNA-binding protein: MNLKSIFYLHRSDRKVILILLLFIAGCIGLIIFVGNQTTETFDVKNDSIVSRKGTSYAHKESLPEVVTPEGRHLFSFDPNTATAEELQQLGLAPFQVRNILKYRSKGGVYHSPMDFARLYGLTRKQYRELEPYITIGDDYEPASTLASVQAYIAQKEVDKQAAHAAYEAYKAQNTYKPYKGNDRDTLRYPLKLKVGEHVNLATADTTQLKKVPGIGSGWARAILNYGKRLGGYVAVGQLQEIEGFPEEALPYFSIANPQTEKINLNTATLTQLRKHPYMNFYQARAICDYRRLKGKLSNLSQLHLLKDFTPEVIERLRPYVEF; the protein is encoded by the coding sequence ATGAACCTAAAATCGATTTTTTATCTCCATCGTTCCGACCGAAAAGTAATTCTTATACTGTTGCTGTTTATTGCTGGCTGTATTGGTTTGATAATCTTTGTCGGTAATCAAACAACGGAAACATTTGATGTAAAAAACGACAGTATAGTCAGCCGTAAAGGTACATCTTATGCTCATAAAGAATCTTTGCCCGAAGTTGTAACGCCAGAAGGAAGACACTTGTTCTCTTTCGATCCGAACACAGCTACGGCGGAAGAGTTGCAACAATTAGGTTTAGCTCCTTTCCAAGTGCGCAATATCCTCAAGTATCGTTCTAAAGGCGGAGTCTATCATTCACCGATGGACTTTGCCCGACTCTATGGCCTTACACGCAAACAGTATCGGGAGTTAGAGCCTTATATAACGATAGGCGACGATTACGAACCAGCCTCCACACTTGCTTCCGTACAAGCTTATATTGCTCAAAAGGAAGTTGATAAGCAGGCTGCCCATGCGGCTTACGAAGCTTATAAGGCGCAAAATACCTATAAACCTTATAAGGGTAATGATCGCGATACCCTCCGTTACCCATTAAAACTGAAGGTGGGCGAGCATGTTAACCTCGCAACAGCTGATACAACCCAGCTAAAGAAGGTGCCCGGTATTGGCTCTGGCTGGGCGCGAGCTATTCTTAACTACGGCAAACGATTAGGCGGATATGTTGCCGTGGGACAGTTGCAAGAGATAGAGGGTTTTCCAGAGGAAGCTCTGCCTTACTTCTCAATCGCTAATCCACAGACGGAGAAGATAAATCTTAATACTGCAACCCTCACACAGCTTCGTAAGCATCCTTATATGAATTTCTATCAAGCAAGGGCCATCTGTGACTATCGAAGGCTGAAAGGGAAACTTTCTAATCTCTCACAACTCCATCTTTTAAAGGATTTCACGCCCGAAGTAATCGAGCGTTTACGTCCGTATGTTGAGTTTTAA